One window of Botrimarina mediterranea genomic DNA carries:
- a CDS encoding LamG-like jellyroll fold domain-containing protein: MHHMNPQRLTRLLAAAMLVAGTSAQAALIAHYPFDETSGGTAVNQVATGDGAVGANVTLGAAGVAGTAYTFSGGAAQADIVDMADAQGVFAPIVASNQFTLSYWVQSMDTGNRNVAVFMGNNTASNDYIDSGVLGNNQFAPAGSTYGRSRKATNTNVGDIGGGPVVNDGSFHHVAFAIDYTTSTGSFYVDGALVDTETGSFFAALPTLNNLEVGRLGRSSPVDGLAGTVDDLQIYDVVLGPAQISALYANPGVALPEPTTLGMIVAGAGLLSLRKRRLAAC, encoded by the coding sequence ATGCACCACATGAACCCGCAACGACTCACACGACTGCTGGCCGCCGCGATGCTCGTCGCCGGCACTTCAGCGCAGGCAGCGCTGATCGCCCACTACCCCTTCGATGAAACTTCTGGCGGCACGGCCGTTAACCAAGTCGCCACCGGCGACGGCGCCGTCGGCGCCAACGTGACGCTCGGCGCCGCCGGCGTCGCTGGGACGGCCTACACGTTCAGCGGCGGCGCCGCACAGGCGGACATCGTCGATATGGCCGACGCCCAGGGCGTCTTCGCGCCGATCGTCGCCAGCAATCAGTTCACCCTCTCGTACTGGGTGCAGAGCATGGACACCGGCAACCGCAACGTCGCGGTCTTCATGGGCAACAACACCGCCAGCAACGACTACATCGACTCGGGCGTTCTCGGCAACAACCAGTTCGCACCGGCTGGCTCGACCTACGGCCGTAGCCGGAAAGCCACGAACACCAACGTCGGCGACATCGGCGGCGGCCCCGTTGTCAACGACGGCAGCTTCCACCACGTGGCGTTCGCGATCGACTACACGACCTCGACCGGGTCCTTCTACGTCGATGGCGCGCTGGTCGACACGGAGACCGGCTCGTTCTTCGCAGCCCTGCCGACGCTGAACAACTTGGAAGTCGGTCGGTTGGGACGCTCGTCCCCGGTCGACGGCCTGGCGGGCACGGTCGATGACCTGCAGATCTACGACGTGGTGCTCGGCCCCGCGCAGATCAGCGCCTTGTACGCCAACCCGGGCGTTGCGCTCCCCGAGCCAACCACCCTCGGCATGATCGTCGCCGGCGCCGGTCTGCTCTCGCTTCGCAAGCGCCGACTCGCGGCGTGCTAG
- a CDS encoding DUF1559 domain-containing protein, with amino-acid sequence MNRKSTQRGFTLVELLVVIAIIGILVALLLPAVQAAREAARRNQCVNNLKNIALAILNYEDTNGGLPPATPFFDQCPETGKVSEINKHRISGFVLILPQLEEGALYDQYQLDKSPYVWMSDNTGNNWHRLPGREGLPEARPDIYVCPSEQSPAIHENPDPGPIRNGLKPATGTYAFVTGSIGPPEVGVSAKCDNTGAFRYGNPIALRKVIDGLSKTFFVGEVIDPHTRKGSNIWSFAARHADSMRTTTNPLNTAPGLGLVIDFGATQGSNGAFASRHPGGANFAYGDGHVEFLPEEIDMDSYRALSTIASEDFVTND; translated from the coding sequence ATGAATCGCAAGTCGACGCAACGGGGCTTCACGCTCGTCGAACTGCTGGTGGTGATCGCCATCATCGGCATCCTGGTGGCGTTGCTCTTGCCGGCGGTGCAGGCCGCGCGCGAGGCGGCCCGTCGCAACCAGTGTGTCAACAACCTCAAGAACATCGCGCTGGCGATCCTCAACTACGAGGACACCAATGGAGGATTACCCCCGGCGACGCCGTTCTTCGACCAGTGCCCAGAGACGGGGAAGGTGTCGGAGATCAACAAGCATCGCATCAGCGGGTTTGTGCTCATTCTGCCGCAGTTGGAAGAGGGCGCGTTGTACGACCAGTATCAGTTGGACAAGTCTCCCTATGTCTGGATGTCGGACAACACCGGCAACAACTGGCACAGGCTCCCGGGCCGTGAGGGTCTCCCCGAGGCCCGGCCGGACATCTACGTCTGTCCGAGTGAACAGTCGCCCGCGATTCATGAAAACCCCGACCCAGGTCCGATCCGTAACGGCCTCAAGCCGGCCACCGGCACGTATGCTTTCGTTACGGGGTCGATCGGCCCGCCCGAGGTAGGCGTCAGTGCAAAGTGCGACAACACCGGCGCCTTCCGTTACGGCAACCCCATCGCGCTTCGCAAGGTCATCGACGGATTGTCGAAGACGTTCTTTGTAGGCGAGGTCATCGATCCCCACACCCGCAAGGGCTCCAACATCTGGTCCTTCGCGGCTCGCCACGCCGACTCGATGCGCACCACGACCAACCCGCTGAATACAGCGCCTGGTCTGGGCTTAGTAATTGATTTCGGCGCCACGCAAGGGAGCAACGGCGCCTTCGCCAGTCGGCACCCGGGTGGAGCGAATTTCGCCTACGGCGACGGTCACGTCGAGTTCTTGCCGGAAGAGATCGACATGGATTCGTATCGAGCTCTCAGCACGATCGCGTCGGAGGACTTCGTCACCAATGATTGA
- a CDS encoding LamG domain-containing protein, which translates to MDKQQREQHDVLRRWLLVCDGQATPDEEARLFAQIAADEELQAIVACVAQDQSTLERCLSERQLENQQLGDQLGGVAGEGAAARLYGGAADALAGRHAVPARRNQGTTPRANAWSLFPLPAGTGALAATLLIGVVFGAWLVGGRGGPTPVASVDSPQSVFVAKVSNCVWGAAPEGIGANSLKLRDGEVVELLEGFAALSIESTGWRADVQLEGPAAIVLSSEGLPILRYGKMLVDLSSSVSSRGVTLDLPLSRLHLSAGAKVGIASLDNESEIHVFSGFATLESRRDLSNTDLLTVKGGLLISAGESCSITSSQGVVTKAEQGDANPGLFDAEGLIRGGDIRVTDDYIGAVRQSSPIAYYRFETFKDNSFVNEVQDKFHLHAKGPVRVAGLPGNRYVNFYVGDIGSRYLATEEPITDELPADYSVEFWMNPSHHHTATIVSFLVPELEPSIEAAQPPTTSKHGLLIEIGGYSGDALTMRPQKLRYLHRHSPDSVGGTQLFSDGNHAVREWQHVTCVKSADQMRLFLNGKLAGQTQEVSDLAEGLAAVVGQISDARTSRMYFGELDELAIYDRALSEDEIGSHYRAMGAFEGHSNGL; encoded by the coding sequence TGGCCTGCGTTGCGCAAGATCAAAGCACGCTCGAGCGCTGCTTGAGTGAGCGGCAGCTTGAGAATCAGCAGCTTGGGGATCAACTCGGCGGGGTGGCCGGAGAGGGCGCGGCGGCCCGGTTGTACGGCGGAGCCGCCGACGCCCTTGCCGGCCGCCATGCCGTCCCGGCGCGGCGCAATCAAGGCACGACGCCCCGCGCGAACGCCTGGAGCCTGTTCCCGCTTCCTGCCGGAACCGGCGCCCTGGCGGCGACGCTGCTGATTGGCGTGGTTTTTGGCGCTTGGCTTGTCGGCGGCCGCGGCGGTCCGACGCCAGTGGCTAGCGTCGATTCGCCGCAGAGCGTCTTCGTCGCGAAGGTCTCGAATTGCGTGTGGGGCGCGGCGCCCGAGGGCATCGGCGCCAACTCGCTGAAGCTCCGCGATGGCGAGGTCGTCGAGCTGCTGGAGGGCTTCGCGGCCCTGTCGATCGAATCGACGGGCTGGCGGGCCGACGTCCAGCTCGAGGGGCCCGCGGCGATCGTCCTCAGCTCCGAGGGGCTGCCGATCTTGCGGTATGGGAAGATGCTCGTCGACCTCTCCTCAAGCGTCTCCTCACGCGGCGTGACGCTCGACCTGCCGCTGTCGCGACTGCACCTGTCCGCTGGCGCGAAGGTGGGGATCGCTTCGCTCGACAACGAGAGCGAGATCCACGTCTTCAGCGGCTTCGCCACGCTCGAAAGCCGGCGCGACCTCAGCAACACCGATCTGCTCACCGTGAAGGGGGGGCTGCTCATCTCCGCCGGCGAGTCGTGCTCGATCACGTCGTCGCAGGGGGTCGTCACCAAGGCCGAGCAGGGCGACGCCAACCCCGGCCTCTTCGACGCGGAGGGGCTGATCCGCGGCGGCGACATCCGTGTCACCGACGATTACATCGGGGCCGTCAGGCAATCCTCCCCGATCGCCTACTACCGCTTCGAGACCTTCAAGGACAACTCGTTCGTCAACGAGGTGCAGGACAAGTTTCACCTCCACGCCAAAGGCCCTGTGCGGGTCGCGGGGCTTCCTGGCAATCGCTACGTGAACTTCTACGTCGGCGACATCGGCTCGAGGTACCTGGCGACGGAAGAGCCAATCACCGACGAGCTGCCGGCGGACTACTCGGTCGAGTTCTGGATGAACCCGAGCCACCACCACACCGCGACGATCGTGTCGTTCCTGGTCCCCGAGCTCGAGCCGTCGATCGAAGCGGCGCAGCCGCCGACCACGTCGAAGCACGGCCTGTTGATCGAGATCGGCGGCTACAGCGGCGACGCGTTGACGATGCGTCCGCAGAAGCTGCGTTACTTGCACCGGCACTCGCCCGACTCCGTCGGCGGCACGCAGCTCTTCAGCGACGGCAATCACGCCGTGCGTGAGTGGCAGCACGTGACCTGCGTCAAGTCGGCCGACCAGATGCGTCTGTTCCTCAACGGCAAGCTGGCCGGCCAGACGCAGGAGGTCAGCGACTTGGCGGAGGGGCTGGCCGCGGTGGTCGGTCAGATCTCCGACGCCCGCACCAGCCGCATGTACTTCGGCGAACTCGACGAGCTCGCCATCTACGACCGGGCGCTTTCGGAAGACGAGATCGGGTCCCATTACCGGGCGATGGGCGCCTTCGAGGGACACTCCAATGGACTTTGA